The Nothobranchius furzeri strain GRZ-AD chromosome 6, NfurGRZ-RIMD1, whole genome shotgun sequence genome includes a region encoding these proteins:
- the avpi1 gene encoding arginine vasopressin-induced protein 1: MAEALDLSSTEDDLRWKPSSRHSRKSGSSNIFSGVNLHQLHKLFRTAGDRNAEHRAKLVWQEMETDVERAEEEKEQEGEDEAGLAQALVGLRVRARNKTGIRTEGHGDHKWLRGPGCLRVEEPLAALSAEDDEANLTPAFELPASDDIQENPNPFKPAPWRMGVRLESTRDSERYLHRILH; the protein is encoded by the exons ATGGCAGAGGCCTTGGATCTCAGCTCCACAGAGGACGATCTCCGTTGGAAACCCTCCAGTCGACACAGCAGGAAGTCCGGGTCCTCGAACATCTTCTCAGGGGTGAACCTGCATCAGCTGCACAAGCTGTTCAGGACAGCAGGGGACAGAAACGCTGAACATCGGGCCAAGCTGGTGTGGCAAGAGATGGAAACAGACGTGGAGAGGGCAGAGGAAGAGAAGGAGCAGGAAGGAGAGGACGAAGCTGGGTTGGCCCAGGCCTTGGTGGGGCTGAGAGTTCGAGCAAGGAACAAGACAGGAATAAGAACGGAGGGACACGGGGACCACAAGTGGCTCAGAGGACCTGGGTGTCTCCG GGTTGAGGAGCCATTAGCTGCCCTCAGCGCTGAGGACGATGAGGCTAACCTGACACCAGCATTTGAGCTGCCGGCTTCGGACGACATCCAAGAAAACCCTAACCCCTTTAAACCAGCTCCATGGCGGATGGGAGTCAGGCTGGAGAGCACCAGAGACTCTGAGCGCTACCTACACCGCATCCTCCACTGA